The following proteins are encoded in a genomic region of Blastococcus colisei:
- a CDS encoding glycosyltransferase family 9 protein, whose translation MVLRPLGLGDLLTGVPAIRAIRSAVPDHRLVLATTAALEPLAQLIDVVDEVLPARELEPLDWTGPSPELAVDLHGKGPASHAIVAELEPARLLTFDSPGYPGPAWYADEHEVHRWCRLVSEGLGVAADPDALDLAVPPVPPPVAGATVVHPGAAYPGRRWPPDRFAAVARHLAGLGHDVRITGGPTEVELAATVAGLAGLGEEAVLAGRTSSLELAAVVAAARVVVCGDTGVAHLATAYRRPSVVLFGPVSPALWGPPVRHENDGPLHVVLWHGDGAGDPWGTELDPALAKVTVDEVLRALDALPTR comes from the coding sequence GTGGTGCTGCGGCCGCTGGGTCTGGGCGACCTGCTGACCGGCGTCCCGGCGATCCGGGCGATCCGGTCGGCGGTCCCGGACCACCGGCTGGTCCTGGCGACGACGGCCGCGCTGGAGCCCCTCGCCCAGCTGATCGATGTCGTCGACGAGGTGCTGCCCGCCCGCGAGCTGGAACCGCTGGACTGGACCGGTCCGTCACCGGAGCTCGCCGTCGACCTGCACGGCAAGGGCCCCGCCTCCCACGCGATCGTCGCCGAGCTGGAGCCGGCGCGGCTGCTCACCTTCGACAGCCCGGGCTACCCGGGGCCGGCCTGGTACGCCGACGAGCACGAGGTGCACCGCTGGTGCCGGCTGGTCTCCGAGGGGCTGGGGGTCGCCGCCGACCCCGACGCCCTCGACCTCGCCGTCCCGCCGGTGCCGCCGCCCGTCGCGGGGGCCACCGTGGTGCATCCGGGCGCCGCCTACCCGGGACGGCGCTGGCCGCCGGACCGGTTCGCCGCTGTCGCCCGGCACCTGGCCGGCCTCGGGCACGACGTCCGGATCACCGGCGGGCCGACGGAGGTCGAGCTGGCGGCCACGGTCGCCGGGCTGGCCGGGCTGGGGGAGGAGGCGGTGCTGGCCGGCCGGACGTCCTCGCTGGAGCTCGCCGCCGTGGTAGCTGCCGCGCGGGTCGTGGTCTGCGGCGACACCGGCGTCGCCCACCTCGCCACCGCCTACCGCCGCCCGTCGGTGGTGCTGTTCGGGCCGGTGTCGCCGGCGCTGTGGGGTCCGCCGGTCCGGCACGAGAACGACGGGCCGCTGCACGTCGTCCTCTGGCACGGCGACGGTGCCGGCGACCCGTGGGGCACCGAGCTCGACCCGGCGCTGGCGAAGGTGACCGTCGACGAGGTGCTGCGCGCTCTCGACGCCCTGCCGACGAGGTGA